The Zobellia alginiliquefaciens genome contains a region encoding:
- the arsC gene encoding arsenate reductase (glutaredoxin) (This arsenate reductase requires both glutathione and glutaredoxin to convert arsenate to arsenite, after which the efflux transporter formed by ArsA and ArsB can extrude the arsenite from the cell, providing resistance.), whose amino-acid sequence MIKIYHNPRCQKSREGLKVLENSGKEFEVIKYLEDVPTKEELRKVLDCLAITPEMLVRKNEAVWKENYRGKLLSHEEILDAMILHPKLIERPIVVNGGKAVIGRPANLVEDIL is encoded by the coding sequence ATGATTAAAATTTATCATAACCCAAGATGTCAAAAATCTCGAGAGGGATTGAAGGTTTTAGAAAATTCAGGTAAGGAATTTGAAGTTATAAAATACTTGGAAGATGTGCCTACCAAAGAAGAACTTCGCAAGGTTTTGGATTGTTTGGCCATAACTCCCGAAATGCTAGTTCGTAAAAACGAAGCTGTTTGGAAAGAAAATTACAGAGGAAAGTTACTCTCTCATGAAGAAATTCTAGATGCAATGATTCTTCATCCAAAATTAATAGAAAGACCTATTGTCGTAAACGGAGGAAAGGCTGTCATTGGCAGACCTGCTAATTTGGTAGAGGATATTCTTTAA